A section of the Streptomyces sp. CG1 genome encodes:
- a CDS encoding ABC transporter ATP-binding protein: MNAPLLQARDLVKRFPVRHGLTRRLAGHVRAVDGVSLRVDAGETLGLVGESGCGKSTVARLLTRLIEPTSGTVSVARRELTTVDEQLMRPIRRDLQMIFQDPFSSLNPRHTVRQILTAPYRYQGLTPEEPVEQLLGRVGLRPEHASRYPHEFSGGQAQRVGIARALALRPRLVVCDEPVSALDVSVQAQILNLLKDLQQEHGLAYVFIAHDLGAVRQISTRVAVMYLGTLVETADRDTLYGSAAHPYTHALLSAVPLPDPDAERARERIVLRGDLPSPLDPPSGCPFRTRCPKAADRCATERPALRAIASGHEVACHYPEPLPQPLAEERTS; this comes from the coding sequence GTGAACGCGCCCCTGCTCCAAGCACGCGACCTGGTCAAGCGGTTCCCCGTACGGCACGGCCTGACCCGGCGGCTCGCCGGACACGTCAGGGCGGTCGACGGTGTGTCACTGCGGGTGGACGCGGGGGAGACGCTGGGCCTGGTCGGCGAGTCCGGCTGCGGCAAGTCCACGGTCGCCCGGCTGCTGACCCGGCTCATCGAACCCACCTCGGGCACCGTCTCCGTGGCCAGACGAGAACTGACCACGGTGGATGAGCAGTTGATGCGGCCGATACGACGCGACCTGCAGATGATCTTCCAGGATCCGTTCTCCTCGCTCAACCCCCGCCACACCGTCCGGCAGATCCTGACGGCCCCGTACCGCTACCAAGGGCTCACCCCCGAAGAGCCGGTGGAGCAACTGCTGGGGCGGGTCGGCCTGCGTCCCGAGCATGCCTCCCGCTATCCCCACGAGTTCTCCGGCGGCCAGGCGCAGCGCGTCGGGATCGCCCGGGCGCTGGCGCTGCGGCCGAGACTGGTCGTGTGCGACGAGCCCGTCTCGGCGCTCGACGTGTCGGTCCAGGCACAGATCCTCAACCTGCTCAAGGACCTGCAGCAGGAGCACGGGCTCGCCTACGTGTTCATCGCGCACGACCTCGGCGCGGTCCGCCAGATCAGCACCCGCGTCGCCGTGATGTACCTGGGCACGCTCGTGGAAACGGCCGACCGGGACACGCTCTACGGCAGCGCCGCGCACCCGTACACCCACGCCCTGCTGTCCGCCGTACCGCTGCCCGACCCGGACGCCGAACGGGCTCGCGAGCGGATCGTGCTGCGCGGTGACCTGCCCAGTCCGCTCGATCCGCCCAGCGGCTGTCCGTTCCGCACCCGCTGCCCCAAGGCGGCCGACCGTTGCGCCACCGAGCGGCCCGCGCTGCGCGCGATCGCCTCGGGCCATGAGGTCGCCTGCCACTACCCGGAGCCGCTGCCCCAGCCGCTTGCCGAGGAAAGGACCTCATGA
- a CDS encoding alpha/beta fold hydrolase: MSRTYRLPGVAVTDHEFTVPLDHADPAGPSIQVFARELADPARAGRRLPWLLFLQGGPGGKSPRPLNATSGWLARALRTHRVLLLDQRGTGRSTPVTARSAGRFPDARELAARLALFRADSIVADAELIRHQLCGDEPWETLGQSYGGFITLTYLSQAPEGLRACYITGGLPGLDATADDVYAATYPRVREKMTAFYTRYPGNCDLVRRIADMLDRRTVRLPDGDRLTVRRLRTLGLMLGMGDGAERLHWLLDEALGADGELSATFLQQVMNLTGLVDNPLFAVLQEACFAQGGKPTDWAAARAIADRPEFAQDADPLVFTGEMFYPWMYEEIAGLRPFRDAVQVLAERTDWPALYSPPRLAANRVPVAAAIYHDDMYVPAQLSLPTARSVGALRAWVTNEWEHDGVTASGAGVLSRLMDMAAGRA, encoded by the coding sequence ATGAGCCGCACCTACCGCCTGCCCGGAGTCGCCGTCACCGACCATGAGTTCACCGTGCCGCTCGACCACGCCGACCCCGCGGGCCCCTCGATCCAGGTGTTCGCCCGGGAACTGGCCGACCCGGCCCGCGCCGGCCGGCGGCTGCCCTGGCTGCTGTTCCTGCAAGGCGGCCCCGGAGGCAAGTCGCCCCGCCCGCTGAACGCCACCAGCGGCTGGCTTGCGCGTGCCCTGAGGACCCACCGCGTGCTGCTGCTGGACCAGCGCGGCACCGGCCGCAGCACTCCGGTCACGGCCCGGTCGGCCGGCCGGTTCCCCGATGCCCGCGAACTGGCCGCCCGTCTCGCCCTCTTCCGCGCGGACTCGATCGTCGCCGACGCAGAGCTGATCCGGCATCAGCTGTGTGGCGACGAGCCATGGGAGACGCTCGGCCAGAGCTACGGCGGGTTCATCACCCTCACCTACCTCTCCCAGGCTCCCGAGGGACTGCGGGCCTGCTACATCACCGGCGGCCTGCCCGGCCTGGACGCCACCGCCGACGACGTCTACGCGGCCACGTATCCCCGGGTCAGGGAGAAGATGACCGCGTTCTACACCCGTTACCCCGGCAACTGCGACCTGGTGCGGCGGATCGCCGACATGCTCGACCGCCGAACGGTGCGACTGCCCGACGGCGACCGGCTCACCGTACGGCGGCTGCGGACGCTCGGCCTGATGCTGGGCATGGGCGACGGGGCCGAGCGCCTGCACTGGCTGCTGGACGAAGCCCTCGGCGCGGACGGCGAACTGTCGGCGACCTTCCTGCAGCAGGTGATGAACCTGACCGGACTCGTCGACAACCCGCTCTTCGCCGTGCTCCAGGAAGCCTGCTTCGCCCAGGGAGGCAAGCCCACCGACTGGGCCGCCGCCCGCGCGATCGCCGACCGCCCGGAGTTCGCGCAGGACGCCGACCCGCTGGTGTTCACCGGTGAGATGTTCTATCCCTGGATGTACGAGGAGATCGCCGGGCTGCGGCCGTTCCGGGACGCCGTCCAAGTCCTGGCCGAGCGAACCGACTGGCCGGCGCTGTACTCCCCGCCGCGGCTGGCGGCCAACCGGGTGCCGGTGGCCGCCGCGATCTACCACGACGACATGTACGTTCCCGCACAGCTGTCGCTGCCGACCGCTCGCTCGGTCGGTGCGCTGCGCGCCTGGGTCACCAACGAGTGGGAGCACGACGGGGTGACCGCGTCCGGTGCGGGCGTGCTGTCCCGCCTGATGGACATGGCCGCCGGACGGGCCTGA
- a CDS encoding LysR substrate-binding domain-containing protein encodes MDLEVRHLRVICAVAEAGSLTRAAASLRMTQPGLSAQLRRIEAMLGGPIFDRGQKGAVPTALGELVLPRARAILPGIDGLLSDTARAARCGTARGRVRLGSVGAPLLADLIVATRELLPGAEVTTRCQYSPSPLLDDLAAGRLEAAVLGDNPGHELPPREGVVLRPVVTEPVFALLPSTHPMAGCEEVNLEELLGDDWAMPHPDSDRTREYWSSVFSRTGHQPHAPYEAEGRQLIDIVRAGLAVSLCQATFIEVAGVAVRPLAGNPLWYRHVLGWRSDGPPAVHGDKIVRRVAAGYLATCATAPAYARWRRRHPESLRLAE; translated from the coding sequence ATGGATCTAGAGGTACGGCACTTGCGAGTGATCTGCGCGGTCGCGGAGGCCGGAAGCCTGACCCGTGCCGCCGCGTCGCTCCGGATGACCCAACCGGGGCTCAGCGCCCAGCTGCGGCGCATCGAAGCCATGCTGGGCGGACCGATCTTCGACCGCGGGCAGAAGGGTGCCGTCCCCACCGCCCTGGGCGAACTGGTGCTGCCCCGGGCACGGGCGATCCTGCCGGGCATCGACGGCCTGCTCTCCGACACCGCCCGCGCCGCCCGCTGCGGAACGGCTCGCGGCCGCGTCCGCCTCGGTTCGGTGGGCGCGCCGCTGCTCGCCGATCTCATCGTGGCCACAAGGGAGTTGCTCCCCGGTGCGGAGGTGACGACACGATGCCAGTACTCCCCGTCGCCGCTGCTGGACGACCTCGCGGCGGGCCGCCTGGAGGCGGCGGTCCTCGGCGACAACCCCGGCCACGAACTCCCGCCGCGTGAGGGAGTCGTTCTTCGGCCGGTCGTCACCGAGCCCGTCTTCGCCCTGCTTCCGTCCACCCACCCGATGGCCGGCTGCGAAGAGGTGAACCTGGAAGAACTCCTCGGGGATGACTGGGCCATGCCCCACCCGGACAGTGACCGTACCCGGGAGTACTGGTCGTCCGTCTTCTCCCGGACGGGCCATCAGCCGCACGCCCCCTACGAAGCGGAAGGCCGACAGCTGATCGACATCGTACGGGCGGGCCTGGCCGTCAGCCTCTGCCAGGCGACCTTCATAGAGGTGGCCGGAGTGGCGGTGCGCCCTCTGGCCGGCAATCCGCTCTGGTATCGCCATGTACTCGGCTGGCGCAGCGACGGACCGCCGGCCGTACACGGCGACAAGATCGTCCGCAGGGTGGCCGCTGGGTATCTCGCCACCTGTGCCACCGCACCGGCCTATGCACGGTGGCGCAGGCGTCATCCCGAGTCGCTGCGCCTGGCGGAGTGA
- a CDS encoding M6 family metalloprotease domain-containing protein, protein MFRSPQRLRAFLAGAAATVFLSLGAAAPAATAAPSQGTATAAACALPGRTGWTDEGHTTDYTRFQRPLGTKHVLMLFVDFPDAQASGSTSDYYRQLAPAAEWMKRDSYGRTTLDIAPLDRWMRMPHESTSYGFQRGITFEQHEAYVRQAVAAADPYADFSRYDMLYIVPAKSAAAISFSPTYLYDPTTAGITADGKRVKWAVTFGQDMWHWGFKVADHETSHTFGLPDLYAFTGTDYHRFVGGWDLMGDIAGAAPQHLGWERWKFGWIDDRQVACLTSAGRRTVRLQAVESPGGTKIAVIRTGETTAYVAESRRAAGADSHACSTGVLIYRVDTSTTTGYGPVQIVNGSPGATPPSGCRALDMAAFHPGQTFTDPATAVRIDIDTSTRLHDEISITKQ, encoded by the coding sequence ATGTTCAGGTCCCCCCAGAGACTCAGGGCCTTTCTCGCGGGTGCCGCCGCGACAGTGTTCCTATCGCTCGGCGCCGCCGCTCCGGCCGCGACCGCGGCGCCGTCGCAGGGCACCGCTACGGCCGCCGCCTGCGCCCTTCCCGGCCGGACCGGCTGGACCGACGAGGGCCACACCACCGACTACACCCGGTTTCAGCGGCCCCTGGGCACCAAGCACGTGCTCATGCTGTTCGTCGACTTCCCCGACGCCCAGGCCTCCGGTTCCACGTCCGACTACTACCGGCAACTCGCTCCGGCCGCCGAGTGGATGAAACGCGACTCCTACGGACGGACCACGCTCGACATCGCCCCGCTGGACCGTTGGATGCGGATGCCGCACGAGTCCACGAGCTACGGCTTCCAGCGCGGGATCACGTTCGAGCAGCACGAGGCGTACGTCCGGCAGGCGGTGGCAGCCGCAGACCCGTACGCCGACTTCTCCCGGTACGACATGCTCTACATCGTCCCCGCGAAGTCCGCCGCAGCGATCAGCTTCTCGCCGACGTACCTGTACGACCCCACCACCGCGGGCATCACCGCCGACGGCAAGCGCGTCAAGTGGGCCGTCACGTTCGGGCAGGACATGTGGCACTGGGGCTTCAAGGTCGCCGACCACGAGACCAGTCACACCTTCGGCCTGCCCGATCTCTACGCGTTCACCGGCACCGACTACCACCGCTTCGTCGGCGGCTGGGATCTCATGGGCGACATCGCCGGGGCCGCTCCGCAGCACCTCGGCTGGGAGCGATGGAAGTTCGGCTGGATCGACGACCGCCAGGTCGCCTGCCTTACCTCGGCCGGACGCCGCACCGTCCGCCTGCAGGCGGTCGAGAGTCCCGGCGGAACGAAGATCGCGGTGATCCGTACCGGCGAGACCACCGCCTACGTCGCCGAGTCCCGCAGGGCCGCCGGCGCGGACAGCCACGCCTGTTCCACCGGCGTGCTCATCTACCGGGTGGACACCTCCACCACGACCGGCTACGGCCCGGTCCAGATCGTGAACGGCAGCCCCGGCGCCACCCCGCCCTCGGGCTGCCGGGCCCTGGACATGGCGGCCTTCCACCCCGGCCAGACCTTCACGGATCCGGCCACCGCAGTCCGGATCGACATCGACACCAGCACCCGGCTCCATGACGAGATCTCGATCACCAAGCAGTGA